The sequence CTATATTCCCCACTTTCAAAATTTCGTCGGCATAAATCGGCACCAGCGCCACCGCCGCCCCGAACAGGACGCCGAACATATCCAAGCTGCTGGCCGCCAAAATCACCTTGGTGCGCCACACAAAGCGAATTCCCACTGCCAGGTTTTCCGCCGTAAACGGTTGCTTGGCCGTGGGCCGTCGATGATAGCGAATGGTCGAAAGAATTCCAAAAAAACACAACGCGAAGCTGGCATCGAACACGTAGACCATTGCTGTCCCTTTGAACACGGCAATCGCAATCCCCGCCGCCGCCGGGCCCAGAACCGAGGCCAACTGAAATGCCGCAGAATTCCACGTCACGGCGTTCGGAAAATCACGCCGTCGCACCAAGTGCGGCAACATCGATGCCTTGGCCGGCTGCTGGAACGCCCGGGCTACCCCCGCCAGAAACAAACAACCGTACATCCATGCCACCGGCGCCTGCGCCGCTGAAAAACTTGCCAAACCCGCCGAACAGCTCGAGATGACCAACACGGCGGTCATAATTACCCGCTTACGGTTGAATCGATCGGCGACATGCCCGGCAAAAATCGCCAAACCCAACACCGGCAACACTTGCACCAAACCGACCAGTGACAAAGCAATGGGGGCTTTCGTTCGGCGATACAACTCCAGGCCGATGGCCGCCGATTGCATTTGTAATCCCAAGATCGCCAAAAAATTGCCGGCCATGTATCGCCGAAAGGCCGGCACGCGCAATGCGGCATACGGATCGTGCCGGGCAGATGCGCCCGAATCGGAAAGCGCCCCAGCGGAAGCTGGTGAGTCGCCGGCGTTAGAATCGGTAAGCTTCATCAATTCAAAGTTTGCCCGCGGGGTGTCCTAGAAGAAACTTGAACATAGCCGACATTTTATTCTCAGACACACTGGCAGCACCGCGGTTCAGTGGCGGGCAAATCAATCGGCATATAGGGCTTCGATTTCCTTGGCAAAATGCTGCTGCACAATGCCGCGGCGCAACTTCAGCGTGGGGGTAAGCTCCTCCTGTTCGACGCTGAAGCCGCGCCCCAGCAGCGTAAACCGCTGAATTTGTTCGCACTTTGCCGCATCGGACAGTCGCTGGTTAATTTGTTTTCGATACAGTTCCAACACCGCCGGATGCACCAGCGCCTCGGCCGCTGATCGCACGGGAATTTTCCGCGCAACGATTTCCGCCCGCAGCGTGTCAGGATTCGGCACAATCAGCGCCGTCAGATATTTTCGCCCCTCGCCAATGATAATTGCTTGCAAAATCAGCGGCTCTTGCAGGAGCAGGCTTTCCAAATAAACCGGCGCAATGTTCTTCCCCCCTGCCGTGACAATCAATTCTTTTTTCCTGCCCGTGATGCGCAAGTATCCGTCGGCATCAAGCTGGCCCAAGTCGCCCGTGTGCAGCCAGCCGTTCTCAATGGCGACGGCGGTGTCCTCCGGCCGCCGCCAGTAGCCCAGCATCACGTGCGGCCCGCGTGTGAGAATTTCGCCGTCAGCGGCAATTTGAATCTCCACATCTTGAATCGCCCGACCGACGGTTCCCACTTTGTTGTGATCCGGAGTCGCCGTGGCAATCACGGGGGACGATTCAGTCAATCCGTAGCCTTGCACCAACGGCACTCCCTGTTGCCAAAAAAAATCGGCCACATGATCCGGCAGCGCCGCACCGCCGCTGCAGCAAGCCCGGATATTTCCCCCCAAAGCCTGCTGCAAATGCGTCGGGCCGCCCGTTGCAATCGGTCCAATTTTTCCCGCCTCCGAAAGGCGCCGCTGCAACCGCTCAAAAAAATAGGGGACACCGTTGATGAGCGTCGGCCGCACCACCGCGCAATGCGCGATAATTTGCTCCCGATTTTGCACCACGGCTAACTCAGACCCACGCGTTAGCCACGTGTACAAATCGCAGGTGCGGGCAAAAATGTGCGAAAGGGGAAGCCAACTCAGGCGAATATCTTTCGCGGTTGTCTCGAAGGCGGCGCAGCAGCCCGCCGCATTGCTGGTTAGATTTCCATGGCTGAGCATCACGCCTTTGGCTTCGCCTGTGGTGCCGGAGGTATACAAAATTGTTGCTAAATCCGTTGCCTCTGTTCGTGACAACGATTCCTGCACCATGGAGTCCGCGGCGTTTTTGCCCACTGCGGCGAATAACTCGGTGAACGGCAAAACAGGCTGACCGGCAATTTCGGCCTCGGTCAATTCGTAGCAGTAGAAGTGCAGGCCGCGCGGCAGGGTGACGCCATCGGCGGCTAGCTTGTGTGCTTGCTCGGCGGTGGAAAGCAGCACCATGCGCGCCCCGCTATCGGCAATTTGCCACGCGATTTGCGCTCCCGACAACGATGCGTGCAGCGCCACGTGAACGCCTCGCGCCAAATGCACCGCCAGATCGACCAAGGCCCACTCGTACCGGTTTTCCGAAACCTGCGAAACCCGATCGCCCGGCTGCACGCCGGCCCGCCGCAGCCCAGCCGCCAAGCGGCGTACTTCGTGTCCCAGTTCATTCCACGTGAGACTGCTAAATGCCGCATCCTTGCCTGAAGGCACATGCAAGGCTGTTCTGTCGCCGCTGCGGGCCACACAGTCGCAAAACAATTTGACAAGGGTGGTCGGTTGAGAGCCCATCGGCAGAATTTGTGAATGAATCAGGCTCCGCTTCACGCCAGTCACAACCGCTCAAAAATCGTGGCAATACCCTGACCCACACCAATGCACATGGTGGCCAGGCCGGTGGCGGCTCC comes from Pirellulales bacterium and encodes:
- a CDS encoding AMP-dependent synthetase/ligase — translated: MGSQPTTLVKLFCDCVARSGDRTALHVPSGKDAAFSSLTWNELGHEVRRLAAGLRRAGVQPGDRVSQVSENRYEWALVDLAVHLARGVHVALHASLSGAQIAWQIADSGARMVLLSTAEQAHKLAADGVTLPRGLHFYCYELTEAEIAGQPVLPFTELFAAVGKNAADSMVQESLSRTEATDLATILYTSGTTGEAKGVMLSHGNLTSNAAGCCAAFETTAKDIRLSWLPLSHIFARTCDLYTWLTRGSELAVVQNREQIIAHCAVVRPTLINGVPYFFERLQRRLSEAGKIGPIATGGPTHLQQALGGNIRACCSGGAALPDHVADFFWQQGVPLVQGYGLTESSPVIATATPDHNKVGTVGRAIQDVEIQIAADGEILTRGPHVMLGYWRRPEDTAVAIENGWLHTGDLGQLDADGYLRITGRKKELIVTAGGKNIAPVYLESLLLQEPLILQAIIIGEGRKYLTALIVPNPDTLRAEIVARKIPVRSAAEALVHPAVLELYRKQINQRLSDAAKCEQIQRFTLLGRGFSVEQEELTPTLKLRRGIVQQHFAKEIEALYAD
- a CDS encoding MFS transporter; amino-acid sequence: MKLTDSNAGDSPASAGALSDSGASARHDPYAALRVPAFRRYMAGNFLAILGLQMQSAAIGLELYRRTKAPIALSLVGLVQVLPVLGLAIFAGHVADRFNRKRVIMTAVLVISSCSAGLASFSAAQAPVAWMYGCLFLAGVARAFQQPAKASMLPHLVRRRDFPNAVTWNSAAFQLASVLGPAAAGIAIAVFKGTAMVYVFDASFALCFFGILSTIRYHRRPTAKQPFTAENLAVGIRFVWRTKVILAASSLDMFGVLFGAAVALVPIYADEILKVGNIGYGVMMAAPAVGAVTMSFILSHLPPMRHAGKTLLCAVSGFGVATIVFGFSRWYPLSLAMLFMTGAMDNISVVVRQSLIQLLTPDEMRGRVSAINGMFISISNEVGDIESGTVAQAFQSARFSTASSATISAVSGGVGTLAVVAAIAWLFPQLRKYGPLDGTAAREALSSEEAVIAEASQSEAPRTAG